The uncultured Bacteroides sp. DNA segment TGGTGTGTAGAGAGCTATAATAACCTAATATATTGAAATGTAGAATTTTTAAGTTGTTTTGTTTGATTTTTCAATACTATTGTTTATTTTTGCATCAAATAAATATTGCATGAGAGTAGTATCACATAAGAAGCTAAAAGAGTTCTACGAAACGAAAGGACGTGAGGACTCACGTATTGCCCTTGAACGTTGGTATGATATTGCTGAGAAAGCGGAATGGAAAAACTTACAAGATATTAAAGTTGATTTTCCTTCTACTGATTATGTTGGTAACCAGCATTATGTTTTCAATATCAGAGGGAACAATTATCGACTGGTAGTCGCTATCAAGTTTACCATTAGCTACGTTTTTGTTCGTTTCGTTGGCACTCACAAAGAATATGATAA contains these protein-coding regions:
- a CDS encoding type II toxin-antitoxin system HigB family toxin, whose product is MRVVSHKKLKEFYETKGREDSRIALERWYDIAEKAEWKNLQDIKVDFPSTDYVGNQHYVFNIRGNNYRLVVAIKFTISYVFVRFVGTHKEYDKTDCSTI